In Chelonia mydas isolate rCheMyd1 chromosome 10, rCheMyd1.pri.v2, whole genome shotgun sequence, a single window of DNA contains:
- the FOXB1 gene encoding forkhead box protein B1 has protein sequence MPRPGRNTYSDQKPPYSYISLTAMAIQSSPEKMLPLSEIYKFIMDRFPYYRENTQRWQNSLRHNLSFNDCFIKIPRRPDQPGKGSFWALHPSCGDMFENGSFLRRRKRFKVLKSDHLAPSKPADAAQYLQQQAKLRLSALAAGGTHLPQMSTYGLGVSQPSGFKHPFAIENIIAREYKMPGGLAFSAMQPMPAAYPLPNQLTTVGSSIGTGWPHMYSPGMIDTATPISMASGDYSAYGVPLKPLCHGGQTLPAIPVPIKPTPAAVPALPALPAPIPTILSNSPPSLSPTSSQTATSQSSPATPSETLTSPASALHSVAVH, from the coding sequence ATGCCTCGCCCGGGCAGGAACACGTACAGCGACCAGAAGCCGCCCTACTCCTACATCTCGCTGACGGCCATGGCCATCCAGAGCTCGCCGGAGAAGATGCTGCCCCTGAGCGAGATCTACAAGTTCATCATGGACCGGTTCCCCTACTACCGGGAGAACACGCAGCGCTGGCAGAACTCCCTGCGCCACAACCTCTCCTTCAACGACTGCTTCATCAAGATCCCGCGCCGGCCCGACCAGCCGGGCAAGGGCAGCTTCTGGGCGCTGCACCCGAGCTGCGGCGACATGTTCGAGAACGGCAGCTTCCTGCGGCGCCGCAAGCGCTTCAAGGTGCTCAAGTCCGACCACCTGGCCCCCAGCAAGCCGGCGGACGCGGCCCAGTACCTGCAGCAGCAGGCCAAGCTGCGGCTCAGCGCCCTGGCGGCCGGCGGCACCCACCTGCCGCAGATGTCCACCTACGGCCTGGGGGTCTCGCAGCCCTCCGGCTTCAAGCACCCCTTCGCCATCGAGAACATCATCGCCCGCGAGTACAAGATGCCGGGCGGGCTGGCCTTCTCCGCCATGCAGCCCATGCCGGCCGCCTACCCGCTCCCCAACCAGTTGACTACGGTGGGCAGCTCCATTGGCACCGGCTGGCCCCACATGTACAGCCCCGGCATGATAGACACGGCCACCCCCATCTCCATGGCCAGCGGCGATTACAGTGCCTACGGGGTGCCCCTCAAGCCCCTGTGCCACGGGGGCCAGACTTTGCCAGCCATCCCGGTGCCCATCAAACCCACCCCGGCGGCGGTGCCGGCCCTGCCGGCCCTGCCGGCGCCCATCCCCACCATCCTCTCGAACTCGCCCCCCTCGCTCAGCCCGACCTCTTCCCAAACAGCCACCAGCCAAAGCAGCCCCGCGACGCCCAGCGAGACCCTGACCAGCCCCGCCTCGGCCCTGCACTCGGTAGCCGTGCACTGA